GCGTTGCATATTGAGAGCGCAACGCTGTAGAACCTATCTCAAAAAGCATCTGCTAGAAGTTAGCTCATTCACTTCTGACCGACTCTATGAACGTAACGAGCACATTCAGCATCCTTTGGCCCAGCCGGGTCAACGGCGTGCCACGCGCCGGATCGTGAGCACGGCTGCTGCACTCCAAACGCTGTGACACGTGCCTGACGAGCGGGCAAGGCAACCCATCCAGCGCGACTGGAGCTGCTCTCTGCCAACAGGCCAGGAGCTGGGGAGACTGTCATTGGCGATTGGCAAGCGTTCATGCGCCTGGACGACAGTCTGAGAGCACGATAGCACAGCGTTTATGAGATACGTTCTAGTGATGGGATTGCCTTGCGCCAGGGGATGAACTTCCCGCCTGCGCTTGTCCATCACCAGTACTCACGAGATGAGCATGGGAGGGACAGGCCAGACGCCTGATCCACGATCCGCACCGCACTTACACGCAGGCAGCTCTTCCCGAACCGTCAACCCGACGGACGTGCTCTAAACGCACGTTGTCTCTGTGCCACGCGCCTGATCGTGCGGTCTGTGCGGCAGCCACGCTGCCGCACGCCAAAATGGCGCTGGTTTCCATCGGGGAGAGTGCTGCTAGAGTGAGCGCAACGACGTTCAGCTACACCAGTACTACCCGCCAACGATAGACGACAAAACCGGTATAATACAGTCAACAATTTCCGCGACTGTATCACATTAGACGCCAATGCATGGCAGGGAGTCTGCGCCTGATGCAGACCTCAGCAGGTGTGGCAAACCGCACGAGGAGGTGTGTCCGATGCACATGTATGAGCTTGGCCTGGACAAGAACGCAGCAAATTACACGCCCCTGACCCCGCTCTCGTTTCTTAAACGAACTGCGATGGTCTATCCCAATTTGCCGGCAGTTATTCACGGTGAACGGTGGTATACGTGGGCACAGGTCTACGAACGATCACGACGGCTTGCTTCAGCCCTGCGTGCGCTCGGTGTCGGCTTCCGCGATACGGTCGCTGTCGTTCTCAGCAACACACCCGAAATGTACGAGTGTCATTTCGGTGTCCCAGGAGCTGGTGCTGTTCTCAATACCATCAATGTCCGGCTTGATGCCGCAACGATTGCTTTCATCCTCGACCACGGTGAAGCGAAAGTTTTGATTACCGACCGCGAATTTTCGCCGGTGGTGAAAGCAGCGTTGGAACAGTGTAACCGAACGTTGACCGTCATTGATGTAGACGATCCTTTGTACACCGGCCCCGGTGAGCGGTTGGGTAGTCTTGAATACGAGCAGTTTCTCGCCAGTGGCGATCCTGAATTTGACTTGATCTATCCTGCCGATGAGTGGGAAGCAATTACGCTTAACTACACGTCAGGCACAACGGCCAATCCGAAAGGTGTTGTCTATCACCATCGTGGGGCTTATCTCAATGCCCTCTCCAATATTGTTTCGTGGGGGATGCCCCATCACGCCGTCTACCTCTGGACGCTGCCGATGTTCCACTGCAACGGCTGGTGTTTTCCCTGGACGATAGCTGCGAACGCGGGTACCAACATTTGTCTCCGTAAAGTTGATGCCGGGTTGATCTGGCAGGCGATTGAAACGTACCGTGTCACTCATTACTGCGGTGCCCCGATTGTTCATTCGTTGATCGCCAATAATGCCCCTCCGCACTGGCGCGAAGGCCGGGGCACCCATAAGGTCAGCGGTCTGATTGCCGCCGCGCCACCGCCGGCAGCCGTTTTGCAGGCAATGGCCGAAATTGGCTTTGATATTACCCATGTCTATGGCCTGACCGAAACCTACGGGCCGGCAGCGGTATGTGCAAAGCAACCCGACTGGCATACGCTCCCGATTGCCGAACAGGCGCATCTCAACGGACGCCAGGGGGTAACCTACCATGCGCAAGAGGCGATTAGTGTGCTTGATCCGGCGACGATGCAGCCGGTGCCGTGGGATGGGCAGACGATGGGTGAAGTGATGTTTCGCGGCAATATCGTTATGAAGGGCTATCTCAAGAATCCAGCCGCGACCGAAGCTGCTTTCCGCGATGGCTGGTTCCACTCTGGTGATCTGGCGGTAGTACATCCAGATGGCTACATCAAGATCACCGACCGTGCAAAAGACATCATTATCTCTGGTGGCGAGAATATTTCTTCGATTGAGGTGGAAGATGCTCTCTACAAGCATCCGGCAGTGATGCTGGCTGCGGTGGTCGCTGCGCCCGATCCGAAGTGGGGCGAGGTACCACATGCGTTTATCGAGCTAAGGGAAGGGGTTACCGTCACCGAGGAGGAGTTACAGCAGCACTGTCGGCGTTTTCTGGCCGGTTACAAGATTCCCAAGAAGTTTACCTTCGGCCCCTTGCCGAAGACGTCAACCGGTAAGATTCAGAAGTTTATTTTGCGCGAACAGGCCCGGTCACGACAGGCTATCGCCGAAGCGTAGTTTTGTATCTAATCGTGACTGACACTAGTGCGCTGCGATACACCCTCACCCTGACCCGTCCCCGCTGGGCTATGCATTACCCACATGTTGCGCTGCGTTGGGTCGGGCTGCACGTGCTCCCCGTGGCGCAGGCTGGAAGCCTGCGTGCAGGCATCATCGCCACCGCCGGCAGGGGCTGGCCATGGCCGCTGGTGCGCAGGCACGAACCTGGTGCAACAATACGTCTACGCGCAGGTGTCGCATGCATGCCTGATCGACTCGATGATCGGCACGAGCACATCCAGCACCTCCGTGACCTGGAGAGGTATCGGCGTACCACGCGCCGGATCGTGAGCACGGCTGGCGCGGCAGCCATGCTGCCGCACTCCAAACTGCGCGACACGCACATGATGCGCGTGTAAGGCAACCCATTCAGCACGTGATACCACGGCTGGAGCGGCGCACTGCCACTGGCTCAGTCGTCCACAACAGCACCCATAGCGATTATACCCGCTGATACGCACGTGGTTAACACCAGTTGTGGGTAATGCATAGACCGCTGGGGGAGGGAATTTCTTGTGCGGGATGGCATTCGCTGTCGTAAGTTGGCGCAGGGGTGCGGTACCTCGCTGGAAGCAGGTACAACGTGCGGTTTCAGGGGGCGCGCCAGAGGCGCGCGCTCCCGGCGTCTCTGTCGTAGAGCCTCGCGCTGGCTGTGGCAGCAGGTAGGTGTAGTACAATAAACCGCGCTTCGTCGTATTGTATTCGCCACACTGTACGATGATGCGATTCTCCGCCAGTTCATCCTCTCTGTCATACCGGCGTTGCGGTGGTGAGGCTGGCACTGCAAAGGCTAAGGGATTACAGGGAGGACGTGAATCTAATCCTGACAGACCAATCCAAAAGAGCTGTTCCTCTGATACGTGCTTTTGACACAGGTTCAAGCCAATGACACGCCAATCACACACCATTGTCAACGTCGGCTATCGGTCAACCAACTACTGGGTGATCAGTGCTGGCACTGCCCGTCTCCTCGTAGATATTGGCTGGCCGGGGACTCTCGGCACGATGAAGGCCAATCTGAAACGTATGGGTATTCCATTGTCCGAATTGCGCTACGCTCTTGCCACCCACTACCATATCGACCACGCCGGTCTGGCCGAGGAATTAAAGCGCGAAGGTGTTACGCTGCTGGTCGTTGATCTGCAAGAAGCGGCGATTCCGCTGATGAAGCGCTGGACAAAGCCAGCCGATCAGTATGTTGATATTACCGACCACGGTAATCTGGTGATCACATGTGCCCAGAGTCGACCGCTTCTCGCGCAGATGGGGATTGGCGGCGAGATCGTGCATACACCCGGTCATACAGACCACTGTGTTTCGCTCCTGCTGGATGACGGTAGTGTCTTTACCGGTGATTTGCCTCTACCCGGATACGCTTTCGATGATCCGGTTGTGATCGCGAGCTGGCAGTGTTTGCAGGCCAAAGGGGCGCACCTGGTCTATCCCGCTCACGGTCCGATCAGGCAGTTGAGTGAGTTGATCGATTGAATGGATTTGTTGCCAATTTGTCATCTTTCCCCCGCCACTATCATTGACGCTCGTTTCGGGCTGTGGTACGATCTGTTCGCCTTTAATACAGCCCCGTGAGGCTGTGAAGGAGTAATTTGATGAGTTACACGTCAGCGTGGCCCATATTATCGCTGTGTTTTTTCCCTGATCCCGCACCTGCGGGCAGGGATTTTTTGTTTGCGCAGTCCGTTCGCTGCGGAGGAACGCATGGGAAATGAAAAACAGATTCTGTCGGCTGATGAGATTCGGCGGGCGCTGGTACGCATTGCGCACGAGATTGATGAACGCAATGGCGGTCTGCGCGATGTGGTTTTGGTTGGGATTCGGAGCCGTGGTGTGCCGCTGGCGGAGCGCATCGCAGCCGCAATCGCCGATTTTGAAGGGACGCGCATACCGGTGGGGCAACTCGATATTACGCTCTACCGTGATGATTTGAAGCTGCGTGGGCCGGCGCCACGGGTGCGTAAGACCGATTTGCCGATTGATATTACCGGTAAGACGGTGGTGTTGGTGGACGATGTGCTGTTTACCGGTCGCACGGTGCGGGCAGCACTCGATGCGATTGCCGATCTGGGGCGTCCGGCCCGGATTCAGCTTGCTGTTCTGATCGACCGTGGTCATCGTGAATTGCCGATTCGGGCCGATTTTGTGGGGAAGAATGTACCAACCTCGCTCTCCGAGAGGGTGATGGTGCGTTTGCGCGAGACCGATGGGGTTGATGAGGTTGTGATTCTGCGAGGTTCTGCCAATGACTGAATTACGTCGTCATGCAATCGATCTCGATAACTTTAGTGCGACTGAGATCGAGGAGATTCTGGAAACGGCTGAGAGTATGCGCGAGGTGCTGAGCCGTGAAATTAAGCAGGTACCGGCACTACGCGGTAAAACTGTGGTCAATATGTTTTTTGAGGAGAGTACGCGCACGCGCATCTCGTTTGAGCTGGCAGCGCGGGCTTTGTCGGCAAATGTGGTCGCCTTTACCGCACGGGGGAGCAGTGTCGAGAAGGGTGAGTCGCTGGTTGATACGGTGCGCACGCTGCAAGCGTTGGGTGCCGACATCATTGTTATGCGCCACAGTCAGTCGGGTGCGCCTTATCTGGTGGCGCGTCACTTTCGTGGCTCGCTTATCAATGCCGGCGATGGCCGCCATGCCCATCCTACGCAGGCACTGCTCGATCTCTATACGATGCAGAGTCGATTGGGACAAATCCGCGATCTGCACGTCGTTATTGTCGGCGATATTCTGCATAGCCGGGTGGTGCGCTCCAACTTGTGGGGCTTGACCCGTCTCGGTGCGCGGGTGACGCTCTGTGGCCCTCCCACCCTGATCGGCCCGGCGGCGTTCTGGACGGCGACCTGGCCGCAGGTGCGGATTGCGTATGAACTCGACCCACTGCTGCCGGAAGCGGATGTGGTGATGGCGTTGCGTCTGCAAAAAGAACGGATGCAAAGCGGATTGCTGCCGGCGTTGCGCGAGTACACTCGGATCTATGGCCTCACCAGCGAACGCCTGGCCCGCCTGCCGTCACATGCGATTGTGATGCATCCCGGCCCGATGAATGAAGGGATCGAAATCTTTCCCGAAGTGGCTACCGCATCACCGGCAGTGATTGAAGAGCAGGTCACCAATGGCGTCGCAGTGCGGATGGCGTTACTCTATCGAATGGCCGGTTGAGAGGAGATGGCAATGCGTTATCTGATTAAAAATGGCACGATTATCGATCCGGCCAATCGTGTAGCCACCATTGGCGATATTCTGGTTGCCAACGGTAAAGTTGAGCGGTTGTACGATCTGGCCGATCTGCACACTGATCGCGAACCATTAGCACCTGATGTAGAGGTGATCAATGCTCGTGGTTGTGTGGTTGCCCCCGGTTTTACCGATCTCCACACCCACCTGCGCCAACCGGGTGAAGAGCACAAAGAGACTATTGCCAGTGTTAGTGCCGCTGCGGCGGTTGGCGGTTTTACCACTCTTTGCGCCCGACCGACGACACGACCAACACCGGATCATGCGGCGGCCATTCGTCAGTTGCGTGAGCTGGCCGATCAGTACGCCAGAGTGCGGATTGATCTGATCGGCGCATTAACCATGGGCAATGAGGGTCAGGTGCTGAGTGAGATGCGAGAGCTGGCCGAAGCCGGTTGTATTGCCTTCAGCGATGGTGGGCGGACGATTGCCAATACGGCCTTGCTGCGTCATGCCCTCGCCTATGCCGCGGCCCTCAAATTACCGGTGATGGTCAGTTGTCAGGACCCGTATCTGGCGGCGGGCGGAGTAGCGCACGAAGGTGCCGTCAGTATTCGATTGGGCTTACCCGCTATTCCGGCGGCTGCCGAAGAGGCGATTGTCGCCCGCGATATTGCCCTTGCCGAAGCGACTGGTGCGCATCTGCATATCAGTCGGGTCAGTACAGCCGGCAGCGTGGCGCTGATTCGCGCCGCTCGCGCTCGCGGCGTCCATGTCACGGCTGAAGTCACACCACACCACCTGACGCTGAGCGACCGCTGGCTGTTGGGATGGCTGGAAGAGCGCAACGAGATTGAGACCGGGCGGCCCGGTGCGCATCCCGATCTGAGCCTGCCGTCGTGGCTCAATCCGGCGCTGTTGCCACCCTATGACAGCTCAAC
This genomic window from Chloroflexus aurantiacus J-10-fl contains:
- a CDS encoding acyl-CoA synthetase; this encodes MHMYELGLDKNAANYTPLTPLSFLKRTAMVYPNLPAVIHGERWYTWAQVYERSRRLASALRALGVGFRDTVAVVLSNTPEMYECHFGVPGAGAVLNTINVRLDAATIAFILDHGEAKVLITDREFSPVVKAALEQCNRTLTVIDVDDPLYTGPGERLGSLEYEQFLASGDPEFDLIYPADEWEAITLNYTSGTTANPKGVVYHHRGAYLNALSNIVSWGMPHHAVYLWTLPMFHCNGWCFPWTIAANAGTNICLRKVDAGLIWQAIETYRVTHYCGAPIVHSLIANNAPPHWREGRGTHKVSGLIAAAPPPAAVLQAMAEIGFDITHVYGLTETYGPAAVCAKQPDWHTLPIAEQAHLNGRQGVTYHAQEAISVLDPATMQPVPWDGQTMGEVMFRGNIVMKGYLKNPAATEAAFRDGWFHSGDLAVVHPDGYIKITDRAKDIIISGGENISSIEVEDALYKHPAVMLAAVVAAPDPKWGEVPHAFIELREGVTVTEEELQQHCRRFLAGYKIPKKFTFGPLPKTSTGKIQKFILREQARSRQAIAEA
- a CDS encoding MBL fold metallo-hydrolase; its protein translation is MTRQSHTIVNVGYRSTNYWVISAGTARLLVDIGWPGTLGTMKANLKRMGIPLSELRYALATHYHIDHAGLAEELKREGVTLLVVDLQEAAIPLMKRWTKPADQYVDITDHGNLVITCAQSRPLLAQMGIGGEIVHTPGHTDHCVSLLLDDGSVFTGDLPLPGYAFDDPVVIASWQCLQAKGAHLVYPAHGPIRQLSELID
- the pyrR gene encoding bifunctional pyr operon transcriptional regulator/uracil phosphoribosyltransferase PyrR, whose product is MGNEKQILSADEIRRALVRIAHEIDERNGGLRDVVLVGIRSRGVPLAERIAAAIADFEGTRIPVGQLDITLYRDDLKLRGPAPRVRKTDLPIDITGKTVVLVDDVLFTGRTVRAALDAIADLGRPARIQLAVLIDRGHRELPIRADFVGKNVPTSLSERVMVRLRETDGVDEVVILRGSAND
- a CDS encoding aspartate carbamoyltransferase catalytic subunit, translated to MTELRRHAIDLDNFSATEIEEILETAESMREVLSREIKQVPALRGKTVVNMFFEESTRTRISFELAARALSANVVAFTARGSSVEKGESLVDTVRTLQALGADIIVMRHSQSGAPYLVARHFRGSLINAGDGRHAHPTQALLDLYTMQSRLGQIRDLHVVIVGDILHSRVVRSNLWGLTRLGARVTLCGPPTLIGPAAFWTATWPQVRIAYELDPLLPEADVVMALRLQKERMQSGLLPALREYTRIYGLTSERLARLPSHAIVMHPGPMNEGIEIFPEVATASPAVIEEQVTNGVAVRMALLYRMAG
- a CDS encoding dihydroorotase produces the protein MRYLIKNGTIIDPANRVATIGDILVANGKVERLYDLADLHTDREPLAPDVEVINARGCVVAPGFTDLHTHLRQPGEEHKETIASVSAAAAVGGFTTLCARPTTRPTPDHAAAIRQLRELADQYARVRIDLIGALTMGNEGQVLSEMRELAEAGCIAFSDGGRTIANTALLRHALAYAAALKLPVMVSCQDPYLAAGGVAHEGAVSIRLGLPAIPAAAEEAIVARDIALAEATGAHLHISRVSTAGSVALIRAARARGVHVTAEVTPHHLTLSDRWLLGWLEERNEIETGRPGAHPDLSLPSWLNPALLPPYDSSTRVDPPLRSIEHVEALVEGLRDGVIDAIATDHAPHALVDRDCEYGIAPPGISGLETALALTLTLVHRGEMDIVNLIAKLTEGPAQVLNRSPANLRPGATADIVIFDPERSWVVDPDHFASRGRNTPLRGQRLKGQVMLTMAAGKIIFRREDFGRQAQAAPQPSRLEGILGAE